In the genome of Magnolia sinica isolate HGM2019 chromosome 2, MsV1, whole genome shotgun sequence, one region contains:
- the LOC131228897 gene encoding mechanosensitive ion channel protein 6-like — translation MDSFRKSLKSNSSYNQIGQKPAQGNKERPIPIDEEEDLTKSIDPWSERKEVVVKIDGSRDVELGGETNENMWRESSYKFWKDETDGLVKQQENVDDPPSKLISEFLNKQKEMGETSIDMDLEMDLGMDELLPPQDQHLLHAQDGSKEQRHPNTSKELKVSFQSPQTHHIEISSDSMRRRYKGSSDEDDDDSHKKGSGRSGEVMKCTSNASFKPSSSMLRSKTKSRLLDPPVEETKKSGMMKSGIMKPGMMKSGQMKSGLLGGNEDEDDPFFDEDIPYEFKKSNLSVVFILEWVSLIIILVIFIFSLSIPYLRQKKVWNLPLWKWEVLILVLICGRLVSSWVIKIAVFFIEWNFLLRKRVLYFVYGLRKAVQNSLWLGMVLLAWECIFDKKVKTEMDSKPLAYVTKILLCFLVATLLWLLKTLLVKVLASSFHVSTYFDRIQDALFNQYLIETLSGPPLIEIQQIREEEEKVMAEMQRLQNAGAKIPADLRATLLSGKSGMLNRGSIIQRSSVVGKSSRLSITDAKGYDGITLEHLHMLNQKNVSAWNMKRLMNIVRRGVLSTTLDERISELTNEDESTMLIRSEFEAKAAARKIYKNVAKPGSKYIYMVDLMRFMLEEEALKAMYLFEGAKENHRVNKTALKNWVVEAFKERRALSLTLNDTKTAVNKLHQMVNCMVGIIVVILSLLILGIATTNFLVFVSSQLVMVVFIFGNTCKMIFEAIIFLFVMHPFDVGDRCEVEGNQMIVEEMNILTTVFLRHDNLKITYPNSVLSTYPISNFYRSPNMGDAIDFCVHVSTPVEKVVLIKEKLKE, via the exons ATGGATTCCTTCAGAAAATCCTTGAAATCAAACAGTTCTTATAATCAAATTGGTCAAAAACCAGCCCAGGGCAATAAAGAGCGACCCATTCCCATCGACGAGGAAGAGGATTTGACGAAATCTATTGATCCATGGAGTGAGCGGAAAGAGGTTGTGGTGAAGATCGACGGCAGCAGAGATGTCGAACTTGGTGGAGAAACGAATGAGAATATGTGGAGAGAATCAAGCTACAAATTCTGGAAAGATGAAACTGATGGCCTTGTAAAGCAGCAGGAGAATGTGGATGATCCCCCATCTAAGCTCATATCAGAGTTCTTGAATAAACAGAAGGAGATGGGTGAGACATCCATCGACATGGATTTGGAGATGGATTTAGGGATGGACGAGCTCCTCCCCCCACAGGATCAGCATCTCCTGCATGCACAGGATGGTTCCAAAGAGCAGAGACACCCCAACACATCAAAGGAGCTCAAGGTCTCATTCCAATCACCTCAAACGCACCACATTGAGATCTCATCAGACAGCATGAGGCGTCGCTACAAGGGCTCCTCAGATGAAGATGACGATGACAGCCACAAGAAGGGAAGTGGACGTTCAGGAGAAGTCATGAAATGCACGTCTAATGCTTCATTCAAACCAAGCTCTAGCATGTTGCGGAGTAAGACGAAGTCGAGGCTGCTGGATCCTCCTGTTGAAGAGACAAAGAAGTCAGGAATGATGAAATCAGGAATAATGAAACCAGGAATGATGAAATCAGGACAAATGAAATCGGGGCTTTTGGGAGGGAATGAGGACGAAGATGACCCGTTCTTTGATGAAGACATACCCTATGAATTCAAGAAATCTAATCTCAGTGTGGTATTCATCCTTGAATGGGTCAGCCTCATCATTATCTTGGTCATCTTCATATTCAGCCTCTCAATCCCCTACTTACGGCAGAAGAAAGTCTGGAATCTGCCTCTTTGGAAATGGGAGGTCTTGATTTTGGTTCTGATATGTGGACGTttggtctctagttgggtaattaAGATCGCCGTCTTCTTCATCGAGTGGAATTTCCTGTTGCGCAAACGGGTCTTGTATTTCGTTTATGGCCTGAGGAAGGCCGTCCAAAACTCCCTTTGGTTGGGCATGGTTTTGCTTGCTTGGGAATGCATTTTCGACAAGAAGGTCAAAACAGAAATGGACAGCAAGCCACTTGCTTATGTAACCAAGATTCTGTTATGTTTCTTGGTGGCGACGTTGCTGTGGCTTCTTAAGACTCTTCTGGTGAAGGTCTTGGCATCCTCTTTTCATGTCAGTACTTACTTTGATAGGATTCAAGATGCGTTGTTCAACCAGTACTTGATCGAGACGCTTTCTGGCCCACCGCTGATTGAAATCCAACAGattagggaagaagaagagaaggtgaTGGCAGAGATGCAAAGGCTTCAGAATGCCGGCGCGAAGATCCCTGCTGATCTCAGGGCTACACTACTTTCAGGCAAAAGCGGGATGCTGAATAGGGGCAGCATAATCCAGAGGAGCTCCGTTGTAGGGAAGAGTTCCAGGCTCTCCATAACAGATGCTAAAGGGTATGATGGAATAACGTTAGAGCATCTTCATATGCTCAATCAGAAGAATGTATCTGCTTGGAACATGAAGCGGCTGATGAATATCGTTCGACGCGGGGTTCTTTCTACTACGTTGGATGAACGGATATCTGAATTAACTAATGAAGATGAGTCGACAATGCTGATTCGGAGTGAGTTTGAAGCGAAAGCAGCTGCAAGGAAGATCTACAAAAATGTAGCTAAACCTGGTTCAAA GTACATCTACATGGTTGATCTGATGCGGTTCATGTTGGAAGAAGAAGCCCTGAAGGCTATGTATCTCTTCGAAGGAGCAAAAGAGAACCATAGAGTCAACAAAACTGCTCTCAAGAACTGGGTG GTTGAGGCATTCAAAGAAAGGAGAGCCCTATCGTTGACACTGAACGATACGAAAACAGCGGTAAACAAGCTCCACCAGATGGTCAATTGTATGGTTGGGATCATTGTAGTGATCCTCAGCCTACTTATTCTTGGCATCGCCACAACAAATTTTCTGGTCTTCGTTAGCTCTCAGTTAGTGATGGTGGTTTTTATCTTTGGAAACACCTGCAAGATGATCTTTGAAGCAATCATCTTCTTATTTGTGATGCACCCATTTGATGTGGGTGATCGCTGCGAAGTTGAAGGAAATCAG ATGATAGTAGAGGAGATGAACATCTTAACAACTGTATTTCTGAGGCACGACAATCTGAAGATAACATATCCAAACAGTGTGCTCTCTACCTACCCAATCAGTAATTTCTACCGAAGCCCAAATATGGGAGATGCAATTGATTTCTGTGTTCATGTTTCGACTCCAGTCGAAAAGGTTGTCTTGATCAAAGAAAAACTCAAGGAGTAA